DNA from Vibrio gazogenes:
CAGAACATGGGCGTTTATCCGCAGGGGCCGAGTCTTGGTTAAGTGAACTGATCTGGCGGGAATTTTACCAACATTTAATCTATTTTCAGCCCTCATTGTGCCAAGGTAAAAGCTTCCACCCTTGGGGAGAGCAATTGCACTGGCATGATGCTTCACAAGCATTGGTTCGTTGGCAACAGGGCATGACGGGTTACCCGCTCGTTGATGCAGCAATGCGACAGTTGAATCAGACCGGATGGATGCATAATCGTCTGAGAATGGTGGTTGCGAGCTTTCTGACTAAAGACCTACACATTGACTGGCGGGAAGGAGAGCGTTACTTCATGAGCCGGTTGATTGACGGTGATTTTGCAGCCAACAACGGTGGCTGGCAGTGGTCTGCATCGACCGGATGTGATGGCCAGCCTTATTTTCGGATTTTTAATCCGGTTTCTCAGGGGAAAAAATTTGATCCGGACGGGACGTTTGTGCGCGACTGGGTGCCGGAGCTTGAGTCGGTGTCAAACAAATGGATTCATGAGCCTTGGCGTGATCCATCTGTGAATTATCTGTCATATCCTCAGCCAATCGTTGATCATCAGGTTGAAAGAAAGCTAACCTTGTCTCTTTATCAGAAAGCAAAGGATAACTGCTGCCATGATTCGTAAGCTGTTGTTGGCGTGTGTGATGTGTTGTCTGAGTCTACAGATTCAGGCCAAAACCTATCCTCTTCCTCCTCAGGGAAGCCGTATGGTCGGCAAAATTATTTATCACGAGGTGCAAAAGGGCGAAACCGTCGCGAATATCGCGGATGCTTACAATGTGGGTTTTTTGAACATGATGGAAGCCAATCCCGGTGTGGACCCGTTTTTACCGCAAGTCGGACATGTGATGACCATTCCTGCCCGGACGATTTTACCCGATGTGCCTTGGCAGGGCATTGTGGTGAATCTGGCAGAACTAAGACTTTATTATTTCGAACCTAAAAAGCGTCTGGTTCATATTTTCCCTGTCGGTATTGGCCGGATTGGACGCGATACCCCGGAAATGGAAACGAAAATTAGCCAGAAACGTCCCAACCCGACTTGGACTCCGCCTCGCTCGATTCGGGCTGAATATCGTAAGAAGGGGATTGAACTGCCAGCAGTAGTCCCAGCAGGGCCGGATAACCCATTGGGTTTATTTGCCTTGCGACTTGCCTACGGTGCTGGTGATTACCTCATCCACGGGACAAACAAGGACTTCGGTATCGGACTTCGGGTGAGTGCTGGCTGTATTCGAATGAATCCGCAGGATATTGATTGGTTATTCCACCATGTACATGTGGGCGAAAAAGTTCGTGTCATTGATGAGCCGGTCAAAGTGTCTCTTGAACCGGACCGCTCGGTATTTGTCGAAGCTCATGAACCACTGACCCGCAGTAACGGCAGCAAGAAATCACTGGTTTTGCCACAGGAATTAGCTTGGTGGATGGCGGAATTTAACCATTCCGATCAGAAAGCCAAAGCGGCATTGATCAGTAAAAATGGTATCCCAATTGAGGTTGTCGAAGCGCAGTAGTCCGCTGAGGACATTGTCGTTTGATAACATTCAGGGCAACAAATGTTGCCCTGAATGGATATCGAAAAGAGGATGTTATTTAGTGTAAGACTGGGCGATATGATCGATACGTTCATTAGCTCGTTGTGCTTCTTCTCGTACCGCATTGACGGAATCTGAAGTCTGATCAATTTTGTCACTCATCATCATCTGACTGCTTTTTAGAGAAGCGACTTGGTCACTTAATTGGCTGACTTGGTTGCTCAGCTCATCCATTTTTGCCGTAGTTGCACTATCTGTGCTAGAGGCGCACCCAGAAAGAAAGACAACACCTGACGCTGCTACTGCCAAAAATACTTTGTTCATTATGAACTCCTTGATTGTTCTTTCGGATCAAAGTCACTTGCTTTCCATCATTTTGATGATACGACGGCAACAAGCAGTATGTTTTAAGATTGTAGCACTGAAATCGACAATGAAAAGTCAGAGGAAAATAAGAAATATGAAAAACTTATGAGAAAATCATCTTAGTCCGGCGGATTTTTACCCAAAAGCACGAATGTCTTTTTCTATTCACCTTCGGGGAATTGCGTTATGATAGCGCGTTTCATTCCGTCCCCCCCTGTTCATGGGGAATGGACATTGATTTAGTCATAAATAATTGGAGATTCCTTTGCAGTTTAAAGATTTAGGCTTAGATAATCGTTTACTGAAAAACGTGAACCATTACGATTTC
Protein-coding regions in this window:
- a CDS encoding L,D-transpeptidase family protein, which gives rise to MIRKLLLACVMCCLSLQIQAKTYPLPPQGSRMVGKIIYHEVQKGETVANIADAYNVGFLNMMEANPGVDPFLPQVGHVMTIPARTILPDVPWQGIVVNLAELRLYYFEPKKRLVHIFPVGIGRIGRDTPEMETKISQKRPNPTWTPPRSIRAEYRKKGIELPAVVPAGPDNPLGLFALRLAYGAGDYLIHGTNKDFGIGLRVSAGCIRMNPQDIDWLFHHVHVGEKVRVIDEPVKVSLEPDRSVFVEAHEPLTRSNGSKKSLVLPQELAWWMAEFNHSDQKAKAALISKNGIPIEVVEAQ
- a CDS encoding Lpp/OprI family alanine-zipper lipoprotein, with protein sequence MNKVFLAVAASGVVFLSGCASSTDSATTAKMDELSNQVSQLSDQVASLKSSQMMMSDKIDQTSDSVNAVREEAQRANERIDHIAQSYTK